The following coding sequences lie in one Xanthomonas hyacinthi genomic window:
- a CDS encoding prolyl oligopeptidase family serine peptidase, whose protein sequence is MSMRSLLMLLCLSMVGCSSLPSDPASGHFVSRQLTVDGRLYRYQVFVPAPPQRQGPLPVVLFLHGSGERGSDGKQQADAGVGPYLRRHLGDFPALVVMPQVPDDQEWNGVNATMALQALDAASAEFGGDPQRTYLTGMSMGGYGTWEIALQQPQRFAALVPVCGAILSPHEDREYLVVTPVAELPDPYTALAERLQQIPVWMFHGAEDDVVLPHDDRKIYRAFKNLDADVRYTEYPEGNHNAWDATYRDPEMWQWLFAQKRGADTADAAPETAAGGS, encoded by the coding sequence ATGTCGATGCGTTCGTTGCTGATGCTGCTGTGCCTGTCGATGGTCGGTTGCAGCAGCCTGCCCAGCGACCCGGCCAGCGGCCATTTCGTGTCCCGCCAGCTGACCGTGGACGGCCGCCTGTACCGCTACCAGGTGTTCGTGCCGGCGCCGCCGCAGCGCCAGGGGCCGCTGCCGGTGGTGCTGTTCCTGCACGGCTCCGGCGAGCGCGGCAGCGACGGCAAGCAGCAGGCCGATGCCGGCGTGGGTCCGTACCTGCGCCGCCACCTGGGCGACTTCCCGGCGCTGGTGGTGATGCCGCAGGTGCCGGACGATCAGGAATGGAACGGGGTCAACGCGACGATGGCGCTGCAGGCGCTGGACGCGGCCAGCGCGGAATTCGGCGGCGATCCGCAGCGCACCTATCTGACCGGCATGTCGATGGGCGGCTACGGCACCTGGGAAATCGCGCTGCAGCAGCCGCAGCGCTTCGCCGCGCTGGTACCGGTGTGCGGCGCGATCCTGTCCCCGCACGAGGACCGCGAATACCTGGTGGTGACCCCGGTGGCGGAGCTGCCCGACCCCTACACGGCGCTGGCCGAACGCCTGCAGCAGATCCCGGTGTGGATGTTCCACGGCGCCGAGGACGACGTGGTGCTGCCGCACGACGACCGCAAGATCTATCGCGCCTTCAAGAACCTGGATGCCGACGTGCGCTACACCGAATACCCCGAAGGCAACCACAACGCCTGGGACGCCACCTACCGCGATCCGGAGATGTGGCAATGGCTGTTCGCGCAGAAGCGCGGCGCCGACACGGCCGACGCGGCGCCGGAAACGGCGGCCGGCGGCAGCTGA
- a CDS encoding arsenic transporter, translating into MRMLSGHAANLATWSVCALATAGVIARPFKLPEALWAVGGAVLLMVLGLMPGAEAWHAVLKGYDVYLFLIGMLLLSETARAEGLFDWVAMHAVNLAKGSPRRLFALVFGVGIVVTAFLSNDATAVVLTPAVYAAARKAGAKPLPLLFACALIANAASFVLPISNPANLVLYGGTMPTLGAWMAAFALPSLLAIGVTFGMLYWAERKDLTGRCAERVDTVPLSRGGAVALAGILATAALLVGVSALGRELGLPTCLAGLATLAAVCIGGRQSPLPLARAVSWAVLPLVAGLFVLVAALARTGVIAWLAQALSDSAAQSPLASAGAAGTLLAFASNLMNNLPAGLIASTTIAQAHPPQLVVDALLIGVDLGPNLSITGSLATILWLSAIRREGEDVGFWRFLKVGALVMPPALLGALGARLLLG; encoded by the coding sequence ATGCGCATGCTGAGCGGACACGCGGCGAATCTCGCCACCTGGAGCGTCTGCGCACTGGCCACCGCCGGGGTGATCGCGCGGCCGTTCAAGCTGCCCGAGGCGCTGTGGGCGGTAGGCGGCGCGGTGCTGTTGATGGTCCTCGGCCTGATGCCCGGCGCCGAAGCCTGGCACGCGGTGCTGAAGGGCTACGACGTCTACCTGTTCCTGATCGGAATGCTGCTGCTGTCGGAAACCGCGCGCGCCGAAGGCCTGTTCGACTGGGTGGCGATGCATGCAGTGAACCTGGCCAAGGGCTCGCCGCGGCGCCTGTTCGCGCTGGTGTTCGGGGTCGGCATCGTGGTCACCGCGTTCCTGTCCAACGACGCCACCGCGGTGGTGCTGACCCCGGCGGTGTACGCGGCCGCGCGCAAGGCCGGGGCCAAGCCGCTGCCGCTGCTGTTCGCCTGCGCGCTGATCGCCAACGCCGCCAGCTTCGTACTGCCGATCTCCAATCCCGCCAACCTGGTGCTGTACGGCGGCACGATGCCGACGCTGGGCGCGTGGATGGCCGCGTTCGCGCTGCCGTCGCTGCTGGCGATCGGCGTGACCTTCGGCATGCTGTACTGGGCCGAGCGCAAGGACCTGACCGGGCGCTGCGCCGAACGCGTGGACACGGTGCCGCTGAGCCGCGGCGGCGCGGTCGCGCTGGCCGGCATCCTCGCCACCGCGGCGCTGCTGGTCGGCGTCTCCGCGCTGGGCCGGGAGCTGGGTCTGCCCACCTGCCTGGCCGGCCTGGCCACGCTGGCCGCGGTGTGCATCGGCGGCCGGCAATCGCCACTGCCGCTGGCCCGGGCGGTGTCGTGGGCGGTGCTGCCGCTGGTGGCCGGGCTGTTCGTGCTGGTCGCGGCGCTGGCGCGCACCGGGGTCATCGCCTGGCTCGCGCAGGCGCTGTCCGACTCCGCGGCGCAGTCGCCGCTGGCCAGCGCCGGCGCGGCCGGCACGCTGCTGGCGTTCGCCTCCAATTTGATGAACAACCTGCCGGCCGGATTGATCGCCAGCACCACCATCGCCCAGGCGCATCCGCCGCAACTGGTGGTCGATGCCTTGCTGATCGGCGTGGACCTGGGGCCGAACCTGTCGATCACCGGCTCGCTGGCCACCATCCTGTGGCTGAGCGCGATCCGCCGCGAAGGCGAGGACGTGGGTTTCTGGCGCTTCCTGAAAGTCGGCGCGCTGGTGATGCCGCCGGCGCTGCTGGGCGCGCTGGGCGCGCGCTTGCTGCTGGGTTGA
- a CDS encoding amino acid permease, with protein sequence MPHPSMPPGPAATSTAPALRHALKPRQLIMMGLGSAIGAGLFLGSGVGVHAAGPAVLISYLVAGALVIIVMNALGEMAAAKPASGAFSVYAADAMGATAGATVGWLWWLQLVIVIAAEAVGAAGLLATVWPALPVPLVAVVFMAAFTAINLLGVRNFGEFEFWFAILKVVAIGAFILVGVALLAGWLPNVAAPGWSNVTGNGGFAPKGITGIGAALLVVVFAFGGTEIVAVAAAETADPERSIARAIRTVAWRILVFYIGSLSVIIAVVPWQSEALSSPFAAVLQAARIPGAATGITLIAVIALLSALNANLYGASRMIFSLAQRGEAPRALAFTSAQQVPLPAVLASVLFGFVAAVLELLYPNRVLPALLNIVGATCLLVWTISLLSQLILRARADRAGTRLPFRMRGYPLLTVLALAILALIFGLLVASADTRVQFLSMAALTAAIALISGVARRLRR encoded by the coding sequence ATGCCGCATCCGTCCATGCCTCCCGGTCCCGCCGCCACGTCTACCGCGCCTGCCTTGCGCCATGCGCTGAAGCCGCGGCAACTGATCATGATGGGACTGGGCAGCGCGATCGGCGCCGGCCTGTTCCTGGGTTCCGGCGTGGGCGTGCACGCGGCGGGGCCGGCGGTGCTGATCTCCTATCTGGTCGCCGGCGCGCTGGTGATCATCGTGATGAACGCGCTGGGCGAGATGGCCGCGGCCAAGCCGGCCAGCGGCGCGTTCTCGGTGTATGCGGCCGATGCGATGGGCGCCACCGCCGGGGCGACGGTGGGGTGGTTGTGGTGGCTGCAGCTGGTGATCGTGATCGCCGCCGAGGCGGTGGGCGCGGCCGGGCTGCTGGCCACGGTCTGGCCGGCGTTGCCGGTGCCGCTGGTCGCGGTGGTGTTCATGGCCGCCTTCACCGCGATCAACCTGCTGGGCGTGCGCAATTTCGGCGAGTTCGAATTCTGGTTCGCGATCCTCAAGGTGGTGGCGATCGGCGCCTTCATCCTGGTCGGCGTGGCGCTGCTGGCCGGCTGGCTGCCGAACGTGGCCGCGCCGGGGTGGTCCAACGTCACCGGCAACGGCGGTTTCGCGCCCAAGGGCATCACCGGCATCGGCGCGGCGCTGCTGGTGGTGGTGTTCGCCTTCGGCGGCACCGAGATCGTGGCGGTGGCGGCGGCCGAGACCGCCGACCCGGAGCGCAGCATCGCGCGCGCAATCCGCACCGTGGCCTGGCGCATCCTGGTGTTCTACATCGGCTCGCTGAGCGTGATCATCGCGGTGGTGCCGTGGCAGAGCGAGGCGCTGAGTTCGCCGTTCGCCGCGGTGCTGCAGGCGGCCAGGATCCCCGGCGCCGCCACCGGCATCACCCTGATCGCGGTGATCGCGCTGCTGTCGGCGCTCAACGCCAATCTGTACGGCGCTTCGCGGATGATCTTCTCGCTGGCGCAGCGCGGCGAGGCGCCGCGCGCGCTGGCCTTCACCAGCGCGCAGCAGGTGCCGCTGCCGGCGGTGCTGGCGAGCGTGCTGTTCGGCTTCGTCGCCGCGGTGCTGGAACTGCTGTATCCGAATCGGGTGCTGCCGGCGCTGCTGAACATCGTCGGCGCGACCTGCCTGCTGGTGTGGACGATCTCGCTGCTGTCGCAGCTGATCCTGCGTGCGCGCGCCGACCGCGCCGGCACCCGGCTGCCGTTCCGCATGCGCGGCTATCCGCTGCTGACCGTGCTGGCGCTGGCGATCCTGGCGCTGATCTTCGGCCTGCTGGTGGCCTCGGCCGATACCCGCGTGCAGTTCCTGTCGATGGCCGCGCTGACCGCGGCGATCGCGCTGATCAGCGGCGTGGCGCGGCGGCTGCGCAGGTAG
- a CDS encoding methyl-accepting chemotaxis protein — translation MIEFLQRYNVGTRLSAAFGVLILLSCGLVVAGLVTLAQARERMDTIVKRNMTILDYTGEMGKASLIIAVNLRNIVLPTTQEENIQFAKVVEQQRQFYDEIHDKLYRIPVSDSTGAQMRSQIDLGYQQARAANRQVLDLGMNYKPDEALEVLMKQAGPATQKWQEAINAYAERQRRRGAAAYATANAAMDRGRALLIAGGVAVILVSSLLAWLITRSLTLPLSRATRAAEAIARGNLDNDVQTRAKDETGRLLSAMHGMQQQLRSLIAAQLDMAKRHDAGQISYRIDAAAFPGDYGRMATETNALVGSHIEVKLKLAQIMGRYAIGDLSQDMDRLPGEKAVLTQTMDEVKANLAAMNGQIRQLAQSAANGDFSARGDADRFQFDFRVMVESLNQLMTTADGNLHSLSTLLQSIAAGDLTARMHGEFRGVFAQMRDDANATAEQLAEIVGRIKHSAVSINAAASEIATGNDDLSRRTEQQAASLEETAASMEELTSTVKQNAEHARQASQLAAGAASVASEGGDVVGQVVTTMSGIEASSKKIADIISVIDGIAFQTNILALNAAVEAARAGEQGRGFAVVASEVRTLAQRSASAAKEIKELIDDSVGRVAAGSALVGQAGKTMHEIVSSVQRVTDIMGEISAASQEQYAGIEQVNQTVTQMDESTQQNAALVEEASAAARSMEQQATELSQAVALFKLEERAAPVRPSLVAAAATPKHAARPAAVPAATRRLRSVALATDKDWQEF, via the coding sequence ATGATCGAATTCCTTCAGCGCTACAACGTCGGCACGCGGCTCTCCGCGGCGTTCGGCGTGCTCATTCTGCTTTCCTGCGGACTCGTCGTCGCCGGGTTGGTGACCCTGGCCCAGGCGCGCGAACGGATGGACACCATCGTCAAGCGCAATATGACCATCCTCGACTACACGGGCGAGATGGGGAAGGCGAGTTTGATCATCGCGGTCAACCTGCGCAACATCGTCCTGCCGACCACGCAAGAGGAAAACATCCAGTTCGCCAAGGTCGTCGAGCAGCAGCGCCAGTTCTACGACGAAATCCACGACAAGCTCTACAGGATCCCGGTCTCCGACAGCACCGGCGCGCAGATGCGCAGCCAGATCGATCTCGGCTACCAGCAGGCGCGAGCCGCCAACCGGCAGGTGCTGGATCTGGGCATGAACTACAAGCCCGACGAGGCGCTCGAGGTGCTGATGAAGCAGGCCGGACCGGCCACCCAGAAGTGGCAGGAGGCGATCAACGCATATGCGGAGCGCCAGCGCCGGCGCGGTGCGGCGGCCTATGCCACTGCCAATGCGGCAATGGACCGTGGCCGCGCCCTGCTGATCGCCGGCGGCGTCGCGGTGATCCTGGTCAGCAGCCTGCTGGCATGGCTGATCACCCGCAGCCTGACCTTGCCGCTGAGCCGCGCCACGCGCGCTGCCGAGGCGATCGCGCGAGGCAACCTGGACAACGACGTGCAGACCCGGGCCAAGGACGAGACCGGCCGCCTGCTGAGCGCGATGCACGGCATGCAGCAGCAACTGCGCAGCCTGATCGCCGCGCAGCTGGACATGGCCAAGCGCCACGACGCGGGCCAGATCAGCTATCGCATCGATGCGGCCGCCTTCCCCGGCGACTACGGCCGCATGGCCACGGAAACCAATGCGCTGGTCGGCTCGCATATCGAAGTCAAGCTGAAGCTCGCGCAGATCATGGGCCGCTACGCGATCGGCGACCTCAGTCAGGACATGGACCGTCTGCCCGGCGAAAAAGCGGTGCTGACCCAGACCATGGACGAAGTGAAGGCCAATCTGGCGGCGATGAACGGCCAGATCAGGCAGCTGGCGCAGTCCGCCGCCAACGGCGACTTCAGCGCCCGCGGCGATGCCGACCGCTTCCAGTTCGACTTCCGGGTCATGGTCGAGAGCCTCAACCAGCTGATGACCACCGCCGACGGCAATCTGCACTCCTTGTCGACATTGCTGCAGTCCATCGCCGCCGGCGACCTGACCGCACGCATGCACGGCGAGTTCCGCGGCGTGTTCGCGCAGATGCGCGACGACGCCAACGCCACGGCCGAGCAGCTGGCCGAGATCGTCGGCCGGATCAAGCACTCGGCGGTGTCGATCAACGCGGCGGCCAGCGAGATCGCGACCGGCAACGACGACCTGTCGCGGCGCACCGAACAGCAGGCCGCGAGCCTGGAGGAAACCGCCGCCTCGATGGAGGAACTGACCTCCACCGTCAAGCAGAACGCCGAGCATGCGCGCCAGGCCAGCCAGCTCGCGGCCGGTGCCGCGTCGGTGGCGTCGGAAGGCGGCGACGTGGTCGGCCAGGTGGTGACCACGATGAGCGGCATCGAGGCGTCTTCGAAGAAGATCGCCGACATCATCAGCGTCATCGACGGCATCGCCTTCCAGACCAATATCCTGGCCTTGAATGCGGCGGTGGAAGCGGCGCGCGCCGGCGAGCAGGGCCGCGGCTTCGCCGTCGTCGCCTCGGAAGTGCGCACCCTGGCGCAGCGTTCGGCCAGTGCGGCCAAGGAGATCAAGGAACTGATCGACGACTCGGTCGGCCGCGTCGCCGCAGGCTCGGCGCTGGTCGGCCAGGCCGGCAAGACCATGCACGAGATCGTGTCCTCGGTGCAGCGCGTCACCGACATCATGGGCGAGATCTCCGCCGCCTCGCAGGAGCAGTACGCCGGCATCGAGCAGGTCAACCAGACCGTGACCCAGATGGACGAGAGCACCCAGCAGAATGCGGCCCTGGTGGAAGAGGCCAGCGCCGCGGCGCGGTCGATGGAGCAGCAGGCGACCGAACTTTCGCAGGCGGTGGCGCTGTTCAAGCTGGAAGAGCGTGCAGCGCCAGTGCGCCCGTCGCTCGTCGCGGCGGCCGCGACGCCGAAGCATGCCGCCCGTCCGGCCGCCGTGCCGGCCGCGACGCGTCGCCTGCGCTCCGTCGCGCTGGCGACCGACAAGGACTGGCAGGAGTTCTGA
- a CDS encoding pectate lyase family protein, with translation MNIQPLKGVLALALVFCVSPAVAGPVGYGAAATGGGTATAINVATMEAMQTTIDNYSGSGGLVLDYTGQFDFASIGNVCAQWQLPAKTVQIKNKRNITIEGGNGSSANFGLWVVGNAHNIVIRNMTIGLLPGGEDADSISLEGNSSGEPSTIWVDHNTVFASLAKCSGAGDASFDGGIDIKKGVHHVTVSYNYVHDYQKVALNGYSDNDSKNAAARTTYHHNRFENVESRLPLQRRGLSHIYNNYFNNVLTSGINVRMGGVALIEANYFENANNPVTSRDSSAIGYWDLIDNYVGGGITWSVPDSTSKPYANATAWISSKAFPQPLGYLYTAIPAAQVKAKVIATAGAGTNLAE, from the coding sequence ATGAACATCCAGCCGCTCAAGGGCGTGCTCGCGCTTGCCCTGGTTTTCTGCGTATCGCCGGCCGTCGCCGGCCCGGTCGGCTACGGTGCCGCCGCCACCGGCGGCGGCACCGCGACTGCGATCAACGTCGCCACGATGGAGGCGATGCAGACCACGATCGACAACTATTCCGGCAGCGGCGGCCTGGTGCTGGACTACACCGGCCAATTCGACTTCGCCAGCATCGGCAACGTCTGCGCGCAGTGGCAATTGCCGGCCAAGACGGTGCAGATCAAGAACAAGCGCAACATCACCATCGAGGGCGGCAACGGCTCGTCGGCGAACTTCGGCCTGTGGGTGGTGGGCAATGCGCACAACATCGTCATCCGCAACATGACCATCGGCCTGCTGCCTGGCGGCGAGGACGCCGACTCGATCTCGCTGGAGGGCAATTCCAGCGGCGAGCCGTCCACTATCTGGGTCGATCACAACACCGTGTTCGCCTCGCTGGCCAAGTGCTCCGGCGCCGGCGACGCCTCCTTCGACGGCGGCATCGACATCAAGAAGGGCGTCCACCACGTCACCGTGTCGTACAACTACGTGCACGACTACCAGAAGGTCGCGCTCAACGGCTACAGCGACAACGACAGCAAGAACGCCGCCGCGCGCACCACCTATCACCACAACCGCTTCGAGAACGTGGAATCGCGGCTGCCGCTGCAACGCCGCGGGCTGAGCCACATCTACAACAACTACTTCAACAACGTGCTCACCTCCGGCATCAACGTGCGCATGGGCGGGGTGGCGCTGATCGAGGCCAACTACTTCGAGAACGCGAACAACCCGGTGACCTCGCGCGACAGCAGCGCGATCGGCTACTGGGATCTGATCGACAACTACGTCGGCGGCGGCATTACCTGGAGCGTGCCGGACAGCACCAGCAAGCCCTACGCCAACGCCACCGCCTGGATCTCGTCGAAGGCGTTCCCGCAGCCGCTGGGCTATCTGTACACCGCGATCCCGGCCGCGCAGGTCAAGGCCAAGGTCATCGCCACCGCCGGAGCGGGAACCAACCTGGCCGAGTAG
- a CDS encoding M1 family metallopeptidase, with protein sequence MIHTLRRAGFAAACASLLVVAQANAAAPTTTAPAAASGYDPLALFAPLQLPQPASAYRSGGGVPGPLYWQNRADYDLHATIDPATRTLSGQETITYSNRSPDTLDVLWLQLDQNIYRADARARGVRPAREERPPAPSSDGYRIAKVEVEQGGKRVPARFLVDDTRMRVDLPQPLAGAGKALTLHIDYAYTVPGTWGGRTAVTPTGDGDIYEIAQWYPRMAVYDDQRGWDTQPYLGAEFYLEYGDFDYAVTVPWNYLVAGSGELVNPAQVLTATQRQRLAQAAASDRTVAIRSAAEIGDPASRPTASGTQTWRFHMAHTRDVAFAASPAFVWDAARINLPDGKHALAMSVYPREGVGADKWDRSTEFVKASIEHFSQWYPYPWPAAVNLGGHGAGMEYPGIVFDDMHDGGKDLFWITAHELGHGWFPMIVGSNERRYAFMDEGFNTFIDVYASDAVNHGEFAPKRDSEYAPKGGNPVDEILPLLADAQAPTLLDRADATSETYRHPLTYFKGALGLVLLREQILGPARFDPAFRKYIASWAYKHPTPSDFFRLMESESGEDLAWWWRGWYLNNWQLDMGVRAASYVEHDPAKGLLVTLQSRQKLVMPATLRIDFADGSHLDQRVPVETWIQQTQPQIRVPSTQKVLHVILDPDHRLPDADRSDNQVDAVS encoded by the coding sequence ATGATCCACACCCTGCGCCGCGCCGGCTTCGCCGCGGCTTGCGCCTCGCTTCTCGTCGTCGCCCAGGCCAACGCCGCTGCGCCGACTACCACCGCGCCCGCTGCGGCCAGCGGCTACGACCCACTGGCCCTGTTCGCGCCACTGCAATTGCCGCAGCCGGCCAGCGCCTACCGCAGCGGCGGCGGCGTGCCCGGGCCGCTGTACTGGCAGAACCGCGCCGACTACGACCTGCATGCGACCATCGATCCGGCCACGCGCACGCTCAGCGGCCAGGAAACCATCACCTACAGCAACCGCAGCCCGGACACGCTGGACGTGCTGTGGCTGCAGCTGGACCAGAACATCTACCGCGCCGACGCGCGCGCCCGCGGCGTGCGCCCGGCGCGCGAGGAGCGTCCGCCGGCGCCGTCCAGCGACGGCTACCGCATCGCCAAGGTGGAAGTGGAGCAGGGCGGCAAGCGCGTGCCGGCCAGGTTTCTGGTGGACGACACGCGCATGCGCGTGGACCTGCCGCAGCCGCTGGCCGGCGCCGGCAAGGCGCTGACGCTGCATATCGACTACGCCTACACGGTGCCCGGCACCTGGGGCGGGCGCACCGCGGTCACCCCGACCGGCGACGGCGACATCTACGAGATCGCGCAGTGGTATCCGCGCATGGCGGTGTACGACGACCAGCGCGGCTGGGACACGCAGCCCTACCTCGGCGCGGAGTTCTACCTGGAATACGGCGACTTCGACTACGCGGTGACGGTGCCGTGGAACTACCTGGTCGCCGGGTCCGGCGAACTGGTCAACCCGGCGCAGGTGCTGACCGCCACGCAGCGCCAGCGCCTGGCCCAGGCCGCGGCCAGCGACCGCACCGTGGCGATCCGCAGCGCCGCCGAAATCGGCGATCCGGCCAGCCGGCCCACCGCCAGCGGCACCCAGACCTGGCGCTTCCATATGGCGCATACCCGCGACGTCGCCTTCGCCGCCTCGCCGGCGTTCGTCTGGGACGCCGCGCGCATCAACCTGCCCGACGGCAAGCACGCGCTGGCGATGTCGGTGTATCCGCGCGAAGGCGTCGGCGCCGACAAGTGGGACCGCTCCACCGAGTTCGTCAAGGCGTCGATCGAGCATTTCTCGCAGTGGTATCCGTATCCGTGGCCGGCGGCGGTGAACCTCGGCGGCCACGGCGCCGGCATGGAATATCCGGGCATCGTCTTCGACGACATGCACGACGGCGGCAAGGACCTGTTCTGGATCACCGCGCACGAACTGGGCCACGGCTGGTTCCCGATGATCGTCGGCTCCAACGAACGCCGCTACGCGTTCATGGACGAAGGCTTCAACACCTTCATCGACGTCTACGCCTCCGATGCGGTCAACCACGGCGAATTCGCGCCCAAGCGCGACAGCGAGTACGCGCCGAAGGGCGGCAATCCGGTCGACGAGATCCTGCCGCTGCTGGCCGATGCGCAGGCGCCGACCCTGCTCGACCGCGCCGACGCCACCAGCGAGACCTACCGGCATCCGCTGACCTACTTCAAGGGCGCGCTGGGCCTGGTGCTGCTGCGCGAACAGATTCTCGGCCCGGCGCGCTTCGACCCGGCGTTCCGCAAGTACATCGCCAGCTGGGCGTACAAGCATCCGACCCCGTCGGATTTCTTCCGGCTGATGGAAAGCGAGTCCGGCGAAGACCTGGCGTGGTGGTGGCGCGGCTGGTACCTCAACAACTGGCAGCTGGACATGGGCGTGCGCGCGGCCAGCTATGTCGAGCACGACCCGGCCAAGGGCCTGCTGGTGACCTTGCAGAGCAGGCAGAAGCTGGTGATGCCGGCGACCTTGCGCATCGACTTCGCCGACGGCAGCCACCTCGACCAGCGCGTGCCGGTGGAGACCTGGATCCAGCAGACCCAGCCGCAGATCCGCGTGCCGAGCACACAGAAGGTGCTGCATGTGATCCTGGACCCGGACCACCGCCTGCCCGATGCCGACCGCAGCGACAACCAGGTCGATGCAGTGAGCTGA
- a CDS encoding IS3 family transposase (programmed frameshift) — MTPRSRSRRTFDTAFKLQVVQMIQDQGLSVGQVCRDLDLVDSAVRRWLSQYDAEQAGQPGQGKPLTPEQQRIRQLERENQRLGEDVSILKKAFGLLRPGTEVIQQMIHQWQEKADTTRLCRLVGVSRSGVYAARRRSAPRACALTAPLQSAFQASGGNYGSRRLCAALKAQGLPAGRYRVRRLMKQQGLKARWKRKFVHTTDSRHEMPVADNLLDRRFNPEAPDQAWVADITYIRTERGWLYLAAVLDLYSRKVVGWAMAPNMPAELVCTALQMAIALRQPKPGLIVHTDRGSQYASQAHRDLLARHGLLASMSRRGNCWDNAVMERFFLNLKMERVWQRRYANPAEAVADIAHYIVAFYNTHRLHSTLGYRSPADYEKATT, encoded by the exons ATGACGCCCCGTAGCCGTAGCCGTAGAACTTTCGACACCGCCTTCAAGCTACAGGTGGTGCAGATGATCCAAGACCAAGGCCTGAGTGTGGGCCAGGTGTGCCGCGACCTGGACCTGGTCGATAGCGCGGTGCGCCGGTGGTTGTCCCAGTACGACGCCGAACAAGCCGGCCAGCCCGGCCAAGGCAAGCCGCTGACCCCCGAGCAGCAACGCATCCGCCAACTGGAGCGTGAGAACCAGCGGCTAGGCGAGGATGTGTCGATCCTAAAAAAAGCAT TCGGCCTTCTTCGCCCGGGAACTGAAGTGATCCAGCAGATGATCCATCAGTGGCAGGAGAAGGCCGACACCACCCGGTTGTGCCGGCTTGTGGGCGTGAGCCGTTCTGGGGTGTATGCCGCTCGGCGGCGGTCAGCGCCGAGGGCCTGCGCCCTCACGGCGCCCTTGCAATCGGCCTTCCAGGCTAGCGGCGGCAACTACGGCAGCCGCCGGCTGTGCGCTGCCCTGAAGGCCCAGGGCCTGCCCGCCGGTCGCTATCGGGTCCGCCGCCTGATGAAGCAGCAGGGGCTGAAGGCGCGCTGGAAGCGCAAGTTCGTCCATACCACCGACAGCCGGCACGAGATGCCGGTGGCCGACAACCTTCTGGATCGGCGCTTCAACCCGGAAGCCCCCGACCAGGCCTGGGTGGCCGACATCACCTACATCCGCACCGAGCGCGGCTGGCTGTACCTGGCCGCGGTGCTGGACCTGTACTCACGCAAGGTGGTCGGCTGGGCGATGGCCCCGAACATGCCTGCCGAGCTGGTCTGCACCGCCTTGCAGATGGCCATCGCCCTGCGCCAGCCCAAGCCGGGGCTGATCGTGCATACCGACCGCGGCAGCCAATACGCCAGCCAGGCCCACCGCGACCTACTGGCACGCCACGGTCTGCTCGCCAGCATGAGCCGCCGGGGCAACTGCTGGGACAACGCGGTGATGGAGCGGTTCTTCCTGAACCTGAAAATGGAGCGGGTCTGGCAGCGCCGCTACGCCAACCCCGCCGAGGCCGTTGCCGACATCGCCCATTACATCGTCGCCTTCTACAACACCCACCGGCTGCACTCCACCCTCGGCTATCGATCGCCTGCCGACTACGAGAAAGCCACCACCTGA